In a single window of the Anguilla rostrata isolate EN2019 chromosome 4, ASM1855537v3, whole genome shotgun sequence genome:
- the LOC135253913 gene encoding melanocortin receptor 4-like codes for MNSTQHPGFIQVPHVRNHSSGAYPSAKGSGGEKDSPSGCYEQLLISTGVFLTLGIVSLLENILVITAIAKNKNLHSPMYFFICSLAVADMLVSVSNASETIVMELINRGHLPSGNDLIKSMDNVFDSMICSSLLASICSLLAIAVDRYITIFYALRYHNIVTARRTATVISCIWAFCTASGVLFIVYSESTTVLICLITMFFTMLALMASLYVHMFMLARLHVKRIAALPGNAPIRQHANMKGAITLTILLGVFVVCWAPFFLHLILMISCPRNPYCICFMSHFNMYLILIMCNSVIDPLIYAFRSQEMRKTFKEIFCWFSQPGACVCELPSKY; via the coding sequence ATGAATTCCACACAGCACCCCGGATTTATCCAGGTTCCCCACGTGAGGAACCACAGCTCGGGAGCCTACCCCTCTGCCAAGGGCTCTGGGGGGGAGAAGGACTCCCCCTCGGGGTGCTACGAGCAGCTGCTGATCTCCACCGGGGTCTTCCTCACCCTGGGCATCGTCAGCCTGCTGGAGaacatcctggtgatcaccgcCATCGCCAAGAACAAGAACCTGCACTCACCCATGTACTTCTTCATCTGCAGCCTGGCGGTGGCCGACATGCTGGTCAGCGTCTCCAACGCCTCGGAGACCATCGTCATGGAGCTGATCAACCGCGGCCACCTGCCCTCCGGCAACGACCTGATCAAGAGCATGGACAACGTCTTCGACTCCATGATCTGCAGCTCGCTGCTGGCGTCCATCTGCAGCCTGCTGGCCATCGCCGTCGACCGCTACATCACCATCTTCTACGCCCTGCGCTACCACAACATAGTGACGGCGCGCCGGACGGCGACCGTCATCTCCTGCATCTGGGCCTTCTGCACGGCGTCCGGCGTCCTCTTCATCGTCTACTCGGAGAGCACCACCGTGCTCATCTGCCTCATCACCATGTTCTTCACCATGCTGGCGCTGATGGCCTCGCTCTACGTGCACATGTTCATGCTGGCGCGGCTGCACGTCAAGCGCATCGCCGCCCTGCCGGGGAACGCGCCCATCCGCCAGCACGCCAACATGAAGGGCGCCATCACCCTCACCATCCTGCTGGGCGTCTTCGTGGTCTGCTGGGCGCCCTTCTTCCTCCACCTCATCCTCATGATCTCCTGCCCCCGCAACCCCTACTGCATCTGCTTCATGTCCCACTTCAACATGTACCTCATCCTCATCATGTGCAACTCGGTCATCGATCCGCTCATCTACGCCTTCCGCAGCCAGGAGATGAGGAAGACCTTCAAGGAGATCTTCTGCTGGTTCAGCCAGCCGGGGGCCTGCGTCTGCGAGCTGCCCAGCAAGtactga